The following DNA comes from Lonchura striata isolate bLonStr1 chromosome 4, bLonStr1.mat, whole genome shotgun sequence.
tttgtgaTTACGAGttcctctccagcttccctATAAACCCCGTTCTGATACTGGAAGGTTGCTGTGAGGTCTCCACTcaaccttttcttctccaggctgaacagccccaacttCCTCAGCCTGCCTTTGTAGGGGAAGTGCTTCAGCCTTTTCATCAACCTCATGGCTTCCTCTGCACTTGCTCCAGcagttccatgtccttcttATTGCTGGGGCCACCAGACCTGTACTAAACAGAACAAATACTAAATTAATGAAGGCATCAGTTTTTTTCAAAGTTCTCCCCTTCTTTGCACATTTGTTCACACAAAAAACCTTTTGTACTAAttactgtgtttttaaaattatgcatcttcttcctttttttttttcagtgttgaaGGACTTCATGCTATTGTGGTCTCAGATAGAGATGGTGTGCCTGTTATCAAAGGTAACTTCAGCTTCtcactgtgctctgcagctgaaatcCTGATTGAACAGCAGAGGGTGGAGAAGTACAGAAAAGTCTTCCTGGTTATGCCAAATACCCGAATATCCCAAGTGGTAGAATTTAATTGGACTTTAAGTAAAAGTTCACTAGTTGATTATGTACCTTTTTGAACATATCCTTTTGTCTGTGCCCTCCGTAACTGTAGTCTGTGGGAGTTTTCCTCCATGACAGGGGCTGGAATGCTGTAAGGTCCTTTTAGCTTCAAGTCCCTCACAGGCTGATTGATACTAAGTAGTAGAGAGAGCTTGGCAGtattttgttggtttctttGGTACTCTAGTTTTCATGTTCTGCAGTGCTTGTTTCAGATGGTTTTGGCTTGTGAGTATAATGGTTTAAGGATACAAAGATTCAAGTATTGCAGGTTTATTTTGCTCAATGCTCCAAAGTATTCAAACACCCAGCAGAACTTGCACATCTTCACCTGTCTGCAGTCAAGTGTGTGCCAGTAGTCTGTTCAAAGGTTGGAATGGGTGCAAACAGTGTGGGACATGGAACCAAAGGGGCatcagcacaggctgtgcaTCCTAAAGGAAAAGAGTCTTTTTCAGGTATGCAAGGAGGGATGCTGCTATAGCAAGCTATGATCATACAGAGAGCATTAAATTATGTACAGCTCGTGAAAATTGTCTGGTGTTCCTGTGGGAGCACCTCGGGCATCTTGCATGTTTCTCTGGTTTTGGCAGAGCACTGAGCTGGATGAGAGTTTGAGGTGCAGTCAGAGACACCATGTAAAGATAaggattttcttgttttgttctaGTTGCCAATGATAATGCTCCAGAACATGCACTGCGACCTGGCTTTTTGTCCACCTTTGCCCTTGCCACAGATCAGGGCAGTAAGTTAGGACTCTCTAAAAACAAAAGTATCATCTGCTATTACAATACCTACCAGGTGAGTAACCTCAGCGTGCCCTGTCCTCAGCAACTTGAGCTGTTCCTGCGTTACATTGAGCAAGAGAAAGAAGGTTGTTTAAGCTCTGGTAGATTTTCACTAGGCTGCTATTGAAgtaattttggtttatttcttaCACAGCTTAAATGGTTAAGCCAAactttcacagtatttttaaaacttctgttATATTTCTCAAAACTTGAGATTTACTTCTTGATAGTGGGAAAGTGTAGTGGTTCTGAATTTGCAGGAGGTATTGTTCGTATGGTCTTCTGAATCTT
Coding sequences within:
- the LAMTOR3 gene encoding ragulator complex protein LAMTOR3, translated to MADDLKRFLYKKLPSVEGLHAIVVSDRDGVPVIKVANDNAPEHALRPGFLSTFALATDQGSKLGLSKNKSIICYYNTYQVVQFNRLPLVVSFIASSNANTGLIVSLEKELTPLFEELRQVVEVS